One genomic segment of Stigmatopora argus isolate UIUO_Sarg chromosome 1, RoL_Sarg_1.0, whole genome shotgun sequence includes these proteins:
- the sp5l gene encoding sp5 transcription factor-like encodes MAALTIQRTDNFLHTFLQDRTPSSSPEGHPNALSFLATTCSQAWQVSGTPGSEGSQFPYEGAVSSASGMFQLWSNEVAPGAALSTHQMTFTVPKVQFPTHAQSSLGHHHHPHHAHHHHHHHELPLTPPAEPTPSYSFELSPVKALSSQPQANGSYYPQHGGVGQNFPNFLQNSSARHHLAGGHAAEGQQWWSLPQSNATPSGHPFALGRQLVLGHQPQIAALLQGSSKGLLSSTRRCRRCKCPNCQASGGGLEFGKKRLHICHVPECGKVYKKTSHLKAHLRWHAGERPFICNWLFCGKSFTRSDELQRHLRTHTGEKRFGCQQCGKRFMRSDHLSKHVKTHQTRKSRSAQQPSQGSEALLANIKRE; translated from the exons ATGGCTGCGCTCACCATACAAAGGACGGACAACTTTTTGCACACCTTTTTACAG gATCGTACGCCCAGCTCCTCGCCCGAGGGCCACCCCAACGCCCTTTCTTTCCTGGCCACCACCTGCAGCCAAGCCTGGCAGGTGAGCGGCACGCCGGGCTCCGAGGGCTCCCAGTTCCCCTACGAGGGGGCGGTCAGCTCGGCATCGGGGATGTTCCAGCTGTGGAGCAATGAGGTGGCGCCCGGCGCGGCCCTCAGCACGCACCAAATGACCTTCACCGTGCCCAAGGTGCAGTTTCCCACACACGCGCAGTCCAGCCTGGGGCACCACCATCACCCCCATCAcgctcaccaccaccaccaccatcacgaGCTTCCCCTCACCCCTCCGGCTGAGCCCACGCCGTCCTACTCATTCGAACTGTCCCCCGTCAAAGCGCTGTCCTCACAGCCGCAGGCTAACGGCTCCTACTACCCGCAGCACGGCGGCGTGGGACAAAACTTCCCCAACTTTCTCCAGAACTCCTCAGCCAGACACCACCTGGCCGGAGGCCATGCGGCCGAGGGCCAGCAATGGTGGAGCCTCCCCCAAAGCAATGCCACACCCTCCGGCCATCCCTTTGCCCTGGGCAGGCAGCTGGTGTTGGGCCATCAACCTCAGATAGCTGCCCTCCTGCAAGGGAGTTCCAAGGGCCTGCTGAGCTCTACACGCCGCTGCAGGCGCTGCAAGTGCCCCAACTGTCAAGCCAGCGGTGGAGGATTGGAGTTTGGCAAGAAGAGACTGCACATCTGCCACGTTCCCGAGTGCGGCAAAGTCTACAAGAAGACATCGCACCTGAAGGCCCACCTGCGCTGGCACGCCGGCGAGAGGCCCTTCATCTGTAACTGGCTCTTCTGCGGCAAGAGCTTCACGCGCTCGGACGAGCTGCAGAGGCATCTGCGCACGCACACCGGCGAGAAGCGCTTCGGGTGCCAGCAGTGCGGCAAGAGGTTCATGAGGAGCGACCACCTCTCCAAGCACGTCAAGACCCACCAGACCCGGAAGAGCAGGTCGGCACAGCAGCCGTCGCAAGGCTCAGAGGCTCTCCTGGCCAACATTAAGCGAGAGTAA